Within Clostridiales bacterium, the genomic segment TTATTATAAAATTAAAAGCTAATATTGTTAATATTATTCTCAAAAAATCGCCTCCTAATTAATATACTTTTTTCTGAGCCTATCCTTTACCTCTTTATCTGCATGCAAAATATCCTCTACCGTCACCCTTGAAATATTTTTATATTCATAAAGCGATCTTTTTATTATATCTTGTATATCTGTAAAATTTATTTTATTTCTTAAAAACAAATCTACCGAAAACTCATTTGCTGCATTTAGCACAGTCGGCATAAGACCGCCCTCAATACTTACTTGGTAAGCCATCTTAAGACACTCAAACGTATCCATATCGGGCTTTTCAAATGTCAATTTATTGTACTTTAATAAATCAAGTTTGGCAAAATTGTTTTTTACTCTATCAGGATACATTATAGCATGGCTAATTGGTACTCTCATATCTGGTGTGCCAAGCTCAGCCATAACCACACCGTCAACATATTCCACCATGGAATGTATTATGCTCTCTGGATGAATAACAACTTCTATTTTATCTACGTCCATATCAAATAACCATTTAGCCTCTATTACCTCAAAGCCTTTATTCATTAATGTCGCTGAATCTATGGTTATCTTCCTACCCATAATCCAATTGGGATGCTTTAACGCCATATCTGGCGTAACTGTCTTTAGATATTCATACTTCTTACCTCTGAATGGACCACCTGATGCTGTCAAAATTATTTTTTCCACATCTTTCTTATCATTGCCATATAAACACTGAAATATAGCAGAATGTTCACTATCTATCGGAATAATCTTAATATTCCTCTTTTTTGCTTCATCCATTATTATATTCCCTGCAACAACAAGTGTTTCTTTATTAGCCAGCGCTACATCATGCCCCGATTTTATCGCCATATAAGTTGGCATAAGCCCTGCTATCCCAACAATAGCAGAAACAACTAACTCTACCTCTGGTATCATTGCAATCTTCTCTAGCCCTTTTTGCCCACTAAATACATCTACCTCAAAATCTCTTAGCCTGTGTTTTAACTCATCCTCTAATCGTTCATCTGCTATTGCAACACATAAAGGCCTAAACTCCCTCGTCTGCTTTTCTAACAAATCTATGTTTGAATTTGCAGATATCCCCAGTACTCTTATATTGTTTAGTTTGCACACTTCTAACGTTTGTCTACCTATAGAACCAGTGGATCCCAGTATTGATATGTATTTTGCCATATATCAAACACCTCCTAAAAACCTCATATAAAAATATATCATAGGTGCTATGAACATTATGCTGTCAAATCTATCTAATATACCACCATGTCCAGGCAAAATATTTCCATAATCCTTTACACCAACAAAGCGCTTTATCGATGATGCAAACAAATCCCCTATTTGCGCTACAATCGCCATCACAAATCCTAATATTCCAAAATACAAAAGCGACACATCCATAACATTAACCGAAATTAAATATTTCCCGTATAACAACATCACCAAGACTGTAGCAATTACACCACCAATAGATCCTTCTATCGTCTTTTTAGGACTAACCTCTGGCAAAAGTTTGTGTTTACCAATTGAAAGCCCTACAAAATATGCAAATGTGTCTGTTACACACGATCCTATAAAAATTATCCATATGTAATATAAACCGTGCTCCATAAGCCTTATTAGTGTCACAAATGCAAATAAAAATGGTATATATAAAATTCCAAACACCGTTACAGCTAAATCAATTATTTTATATCTATGATTTTTTAACACAGCCAGAATCGCCAATACAAGCAATAAAACATACATTCCTCCAGCTAACATAACACTATCAGTTTTAAAACTACTAAATTTTAAAACTGGCACTAACAGCAATGCTGTAGATGCGTATAATATAATTTTGCTCGGCTTACAAGACATCTTTTCAAAACATCTTATATATTCTCTCATCGCTACAATAGAAAACAAGAATATAACAATCCCTAATGCTTTCTTATCTACTAAAATAACACCTACTAAAAAAAATACTATACTCAATGCAGTAATTATTCTAGTCTTCATAATAATATCTTAACGACCTCCGTATCTTCTGTTTCTTTTATAATACATCTTTATTGTATCATCAAAATTTTTTTTTGTAAAATCTGGCCACAATACATCTAAAAAAAATAACTCTGAATATGCACTCTGCCACATCAAAAAATTACTCAACCTCATCTCTCCACTAGTACGTATTATTATGTCAGGATCAGGAATATCTTTTGTATACACATTACCAGATATAACCTCTTGGGTAATATCATCTATATTTAATGTTCCATTTTGCACATCGGCTGCTATTTTCTTCATGGCATAAACAATTTCTTGTCTTCCTCCATAATCTAGTGCTATTACAAAAGTTAATCCTTTTTTATCTTTAGTTGCATCTTCCACAAAACTAATTTTTTCTTGTAACGCAAACGATAACTTATTTCTTCTACCTATAACTTTTATTCGCACATCACTTTTATCAAATTTCTTGCTAAACTCATCTATATATTCAGCGAGAATCATCATAAGATCATCTATTTCTTTCTTTGATCTATTCCAATTCTCTGTAGAAAAAGCATACACTATAAGATACTTTATCCCTATATCGTTAACATGTGCTACTATATTTTTTAATGCATTAGCACCTTCTTTGTGACCAATCTTTCTGGGCAATCCTCTTTTTTGGGCCCATCTACCATTACCATCCATTATAATACCTACACTTTGAGGCAAATTACTTTCTATAGCTAAACACTCCTTTTTTAACACAAACTAAATCTCCCACTCATATACAAACCAATATATTTATTACATCTTTATCTACTTTAGTAACCCGTAACACTCTAAAATCTTCAGTTATCGGCACATCTTTAATTGATGGAGCCTTTGTTATATCAAAAGTATATTTATATTTTTGAAGTTTATTTAGCACCGCCATTGCATCTTTTAATCTAAAGCCTGTCAATTTTTTTAATCCTGTAATCATACTTCTAAAACTTCACTTTCCTTCGCTTTTACTATATTGTCTACTTCACTAACATACTTATCTGTTAAGTTTTGTACATCTTTTTCTGCAACTTTTAATTCATCTTCAGTAACTTCTCCATCTTTCTTCTTATTCTTCATCTTGTCCATAGTGTCTCTACGGATAGATCTTATTGCTACTTTTGAATCCTCGCCTTCTTTTTTTATCTCTTTTGTTAGTTCTATTCTTCTTTCCTCTGTCAATGCAGGAAATAACAATCTTAATATTTTACCATCATTATTAGGAGTAATCCCTATATCTGACTTAAGAATTGCTTTTTCTATTTCCTTTAACAAACTACTATCCCATGGTTGTATCGATATAACGCGTGCTTCTGGAATTGTAACATTTGCAACTTGATTGATAGGAGTTGGAGTTCCATAATAAGGTACACTTATTTTATCTAAAACAGAGACATTTGCTCTCCCTGCTCTCATCCTCTTTAATGTATCTTTTAATACTAAAACCGTCTTCTTCATTTTTTCTTCTGCACTCTTGTACTCTTCTTTTAACATATCTTAGCTCATCTCCTACTTATAACTTATTATTATTTTATTTAACTATCTTAGTTCCTATTACTTCCCCTTTTACGGCTTTAACTATGCTCTCTGGATCATCTAATCCAAATACTAAAATTGGTATATCATTATCCATACACAAAGACGCTGCTGTCTTATCCATAACACCTAACTCTTTATATATAATATCTTTATGTGTTAATTTATCAATTTTCTTTGCATCTGAATTAATTGCTGGGTCTTTATCATATACTCCATCTACACTTTTAGCTAATAATATTATCTCCGCATCTATTTCCGCTGCTCTTAGCGCTGCCGCTGTATCAGTAGAAAAATACGGATTTCCTGTTCCACATGCAAATATAACTACTCTCTTTGTTTCTAAATGCTTTACTGCAACTCTTCTTATATACGGCTCTGCTATTTGCCTCATTTCTATTGCAGTCTGGACTCTGGTCTGTATGCCTCGTGCTTCTATGGCATCTTGTAACGCTAATGAATTTATAACAGTTGCAAGCATACCCATATGATCCGCTGTTGTCCTATCCATTCCTGTACCTGCTCGTCCTCTCCAGAAATTTCCTCCTCCAACAACTATAGCTATCTCTACACCCATATCATAAATTTCTTTTATCTTGTCCGAAATATTTTTGATTACATCAAAGTTTAGGCCAAACTTATTGCTACCAGCTAACGCCTCTCCACTTATCTTTAGCATAATCCTTTTATATTTAGCACCCATAACATTACCAACGCCTTTCTATTTTCTCTTCAAAAATAGGAACATAATATCAACCACTATGTTCCTATTTTGTATTATCACCAAAACATTAAATATACCATTAATGCCTCAAGCATAACATACTAACCTTTTATTTGTTTTTGTACCTCTTCTGCAAAATTTTCTTCCTTTTTCTGCAAGCCTTCACCCATCTCAAATCTTGCAAATCTTCTCACCGATATATTCTCTCCTATAACCGCAATCTTTTCAGTAATCAATTGAGATACTGTCTTATCTGGATCCTTTATAAATGGTTGTTCCATTAAGCAATTCTCGTTATAAAATTTTTCTATTCTACCACTAACCATTTTCTCAGCTATATGTTCTGGCTTACCTTCATTAATAGCTTGAGCTTTTAATATCTCTCTTTCTTTATTTAATACGTCCTCTGGTACATCCTCTCTTCTTACATAAAGAGGCTTACTAGCCGCAATTTGCATAGCTATATCTTTTACTAAAATCCTAAAGTCTTCATTCCTTGCAGCAAAATCTGTTTCTATATTAACTTCTACCAAAACACCAATTCTTCCATTTCCATGTATGTAGGACTCAACTATTCCCTCAGCTGCTATTCTACCAGATTTCTTTGCAGCTTGTGCTATACCTCTCTCTCTTAAGAACTCAACTGCTTTATCCATATCTCCATTTGTTTCTGTAAGAGCTTTTTTACAGTCCATCATACCTACTCCTGTTCTTTCACGAAGAACAGCAACCATTTTTGCAGTAATCATTATATTTATCCTCCTTAAAATACTCTTGTATTACTCCTCTTTTGTTTCTTGTTTCTCAACTTCTGCTACATCCTTTACTTCTTCTGCTGCAACAGCTTCTTGATTTTCACTAGCACTGTCATTAACAGCAACTTCATCTGGTTCTTCTACTCCATCTTGTCCTCCCTCAGTAAACTGAGCACCTTGATTAGCCTCAATTACTGCATCAGCAATCTTTGATGATATAAGTTTTACCGCTCTTATAGCATCATCATTCCCTGGAATTGGATAATCTACTTCATCAGGATCACAGTTCGTATCAACTATTGCTACAACTGGTATTCCAAGTTTACGAGCCTCTAGTATAGCATTTCTTTCTTTTCTTGGATCTACTATAAACAACGCTCCTGGTTGTTTCTTCATATTCTTTATTCCGCCTAAATACTTTTCTAGCTTTTCTTTTTCTGCTCTTAATTTAATAACCTCTTTCTTAGGCAAAACCTCAAATATTCCATTTTCTTCCATATCATTTAATTTATTTAATCTTTCTACTCTTTGACGTATAGTATTAAAGTTAGTAAGCATTCCACCTAGCCATCTAGTATTAACATAATACTGGCCACATCTCTCTGCTTCCTCTTTTATCGCATCTTGAGCTTGTTTCTTTGTTCCTACGAACAAAATTTCTTCACCATTCATAACTACTTCTCTTATGAAATAGTAAGCATCCTCCACTTTCTTTACAGTCTTTTGAAGGTCTATAATATATATACCATTTCTCTCTGTAAAGATATATTCTGCCATCTTAGGATTCCATCTTCTTGTTTGATGACCAAAGTGAACTCCTGCTTCTAAT encodes:
- a CDS encoding 1-deoxy-D-xylulose-5-phosphate reductoisomerase, which produces MAKYISILGSTGSIGRQTLEVCKLNNIRVLGISANSNIDLLEKQTREFRPLCVAIADERLEDELKHRLRDFEVDVFSGQKGLEKIAMIPEVELVVSAIVGIAGLMPTYMAIKSGHDVALANKETLVVAGNIIMDEAKKRNIKIIPIDSEHSAIFQCLYGNDKKDVEKIILTASGGPFRGKKYEYLKTVTPDMALKHPNWIMGRKITIDSATLMNKGFEVIEAKWLFDMDVDKIEVVIHPESIIHSMVEYVDGVVMAELGTPDMRVPISHAIMYPDRVKNNFAKLDLLKYNKLTFEKPDMDTFECLKMAYQVSIEGGLMPTVLNAANEFSVDLFLRNKINFTDIQDIIKRSLYEYKNISRVTVEDILHADKEVKDRLRKKYIN
- a CDS encoding phosphatidate cytidylyltransferase — its product is MKTRIITALSIVFFLVGVILVDKKALGIVIFLFSIVAMREYIRCFEKMSCKPSKIILYASTALLLVPVLKFSSFKTDSVMLAGGMYVLLLVLAILAVLKNHRYKIIDLAVTVFGILYIPFLFAFVTLIRLMEHGLYYIWIIFIGSCVTDTFAYFVGLSIGKHKLLPEVSPKKTIEGSIGGVIATVLVMLLYGKYLISVNVMDVSLLYFGILGFVMAIVAQIGDLFASSIKRFVGVKDYGNILPGHGGILDRFDSIMFIAPMIYFYMRFLGGV
- a CDS encoding isoprenyl transferase, with amino-acid sequence MESNLPQSVGIIMDGNGRWAQKRGLPRKIGHKEGANALKNIVAHVNDIGIKYLIVYAFSTENWNRSKKEIDDLMMILAEYIDEFSKKFDKSDVRIKVIGRRNKLSFALQEKISFVEDATKDKKGLTFVIALDYGGRQEIVYAMKKIAADVQNGTLNIDDITQEVISGNVYTKDIPDPDIIIRTSGEMRLSNFLMWQSAYSELFFLDVLWPDFTKKNFDDTIKMYYKRNRRYGGR
- the frr gene encoding ribosome recycling factor; this translates as MLKEEYKSAEEKMKKTVLVLKDTLKRMRAGRANVSVLDKISVPYYGTPTPINQVANVTIPEARVISIQPWDSSLLKEIEKAILKSDIGITPNNDGKILRLLFPALTEERRIELTKEIKKEGEDSKVAIRSIRRDTMDKMKNKKKDGEVTEDELKVAEKDVQNLTDKYVSEVDNIVKAKESEVLEV
- a CDS encoding UMP kinase; translation: MGAKYKRIMLKISGEALAGSNKFGLNFDVIKNISDKIKEIYDMGVEIAIVVGGGNFWRGRAGTGMDRTTADHMGMLATVINSLALQDAIEARGIQTRVQTAIEMRQIAEPYIRRVAVKHLETKRVVIFACGTGNPYFSTDTAAALRAAEIDAEIILLAKSVDGVYDKDPAINSDAKKIDKLTHKDIIYKELGVMDKTAASLCMDNDIPILVFGLDDPESIVKAVKGEVIGTKIVK
- the tsf gene encoding translation elongation factor Ts, with translation MITAKMVAVLRERTGVGMMDCKKALTETNGDMDKAVEFLRERGIAQAAKKSGRIAAEGIVESYIHGNGRIGVLVEVNIETDFAARNEDFRILVKDIAMQIAASKPLYVRREDVPEDVLNKEREILKAQAINEGKPEHIAEKMVSGRIEKFYNENCLMEQPFIKDPDKTVSQLITEKIAVIGENISVRRFARFEMGEGLQKKEENFAEEVQKQIKG
- the rpsB gene encoding 30S ribosomal protein S2, yielding MSVISMKQLLEAGVHFGHQTRRWNPKMAEYIFTERNGIYIIDLQKTVKKVEDAYYFIREVVMNGEEILFVGTKKQAQDAIKEEAERCGQYYVNTRWLGGMLTNFNTIRQRVERLNKLNDMEENGIFEVLPKKEVIKLRAEKEKLEKYLGGIKNMKKQPGALFIVDPRKERNAILEARKLGIPVVAIVDTNCDPDEVDYPIPGNDDAIRAVKLISSKIADAVIEANQGAQFTEGGQDGVEEPDEVAVNDSASENQEAVAAEEVKDVAEVEKQETKEE